The following are encoded together in the Onychostoma macrolepis isolate SWU-2019 chromosome 03, ASM1243209v1, whole genome shotgun sequence genome:
- the LOC131537859 gene encoding nematocyst expressed protein 3-like yields the protein SPGFLSSSSATIAPAAAPIANAVPPNATVPPTAAPVPTAAPAPTAAAAAPDPTAAPALTAVAAPPAAATAPTAAPAPTAAPDPTAAPAPAPTAAAPPTAAPAPAAAPTAAAPPTASPAPAAAPTAVAAPPAAATAPTAAPAPTAAANPTPTPPVAARHTNVPNAIPPIFAPFFNLTFVWALAYISFV from the coding sequence TCTCCTGGTTTTTTATCTTCTTCATCTGCTACTATTGCTCCTGCTGCTGCTCCCATTGCCAATGCTGTTCCTCCCAATGCTACTGTTCCTCCCACTGCTGCTCCTGTTCCCACTGCTGCTCCTGCTcctactgctgctgctgctgctcctgATCCTACTGCTGCTCCTGCTCTCACTGCTGTTGCTGCTCCTCCTGCTGCTGCCACCGCTCCCACTGCTGCTCCTGCTCCTACTGCTGCTCCTGATCCTACTGCTGCTCCTGCTCCCGCTCCCACTGCTGCTGCTCCTCCCACTGCTGCTCCTGCTCCCGCTGCTGCTCCCACTGCTGCTGCTCCTCCCACTGCTTCTCCTGCTCCCGCTGCTGCTCCCACTGCTGTTGCTGCTCCTCCTGCTGCTGCCACCGCTCCCACTGCTGCTCCTGCTCCCACTGCTGCTGCCAATCCTACACCCACTCCTCCTGTTGCTGCAAGGCATACTAATGTTCCTAATGCTATTCCACCTATTTTTGCACCTTTTTTTAACTTAACTTTTGTCTGGGCTTTGGCATACATCTCATTCGTGTAG